TTGAAACAAATCTAGAAACAAAGAACCAAAAATCTGATTGATAAATTAGTTCCAAAAAAGAATTGTTTGAGGGGaaatgagtaaaaaaaactgttcAAGGAGATCTCCGCACTGGAAGTCACTAGCCAAAACTTTGAAATTAGCTGAAACTAAAGAATGAAACCTATATAAGAATAAGCAAGAGctaccaaaaaatagaaagaaattcAGCAGTTTAGAATATCAATTTTGGGAGTAGTTCTCTGTTGGTTTTCTTAATATACATTGGTCTTCTTTGTGTCTGAAAACTGctccttattttctttctttctttctttattttggaGGTATAGAAATTGACTTGGCTTTCTCAAATACAACCTAAACCTGTGCTTCTACCCATCATCACCTACCTAGGTGGTGCAAACATGATAGAAACTTCAAGATAGATTTAAAAACTAAGCATACCTCAAGTGTGGTGCCCCTTCCACATGGAAATACCAACGCACCCTCAACGAATGCAATGTCATCTGCTTCATCGAACTGCACACTTTCATGACTGCGAACTCGTGtggttataattttaatctccaAAGTTTTCTGCTGACCATTTTTCTCAACCACTAACACTCTTGCTCTAGTTCCTGGCCACCCTGAAAAGGCACGAACCTGAAATTGTTTTATGTCACAACTGAGCAGTTCAGATAAGATCATGAAGTTTACCTTATTGTGTAGAACAGATGCTTCTTGATCAAAGAATAGCCATGATTCATCTGGATTTATCTGCATAAAGTAGCAAAACAAAGGTATGAGTTGAGCAACTCCCTGTAAGAAAGATATTTTACCAACTGTATATACTggagtattttctttttctttctacgAATAACAGGATATTTACTGCACCGAACAGAAAGGCGCATAACACAAGTTCTCCCCAATTCAATATTTGACATTCACAATTGTTTAACTGAACTGCAGCTAAATGCTTAATGAAatcatgtaaaaataaatagcaTGAAACCCTATTTCTGATCAACAGGAGCTCCAACAGTAGAAAGCTATCagagacaagaaaaagaaaacacttaAATATCTGCAATTTATGCAACACCCTGGAAGATTATTTCTCAAGGAAATACTTCTTATAggctactggtttcttgagTTGGATGAAGGTTCACATATTCCATTTTGGAAGGAAAGTGAGTAATATTCATTTCAGTGGTTCATGGTCACCTCTGTTTCTAAGCATAATTTAcccataaaaaaaagtttatactcTCTTCGCACAAACTGAGTTATAGAAAAACAAGTCCATGTCTCAGTTCTACTCATCTCTCCTTCCAACAAGACGCAATTTGGTGTTTGTATTCTTCTGGTTAGTCTTATATCTTGTTCTTGATCTCTAACTCATTTTCTTAATCACCAAAGCTCTCCAAAACAACCTGTAAGGTCAAGTCTTTCATTTGGATATTGGCACACACTAAACAATAGGATCAATGTAAATGACAATTTGTAGATGTAGACCTAATGACAGCTATTTTACCTAATGTGTTATGAGCAGATGTGGCCAGAAACAGTAGTCCACTTATTTTTTTGCATcgtgaagctttttttttttggtaagacCAGGAATCCCCCCACCCTAGCATGAATTTACTTACTAACCATTGGTTAGGGTTCACTAGAAGTGTCCTTCCACTTCTGAGAATTCTCATGTATGAGTTTTGTCAGGAATATGGAGGCTAAAATTAAGGCAATGTGTATTGTATGGTGTAAAGAGGAATACAGAATACCATATCTTCAAAGGTGTCTTTTTGCTAGAGCCTTTGAATTTATTATAGTATAAAGTTGAGCTGGTGGCCTCTCATTCGTGctcttttgattattatttcAAGGGAACATATGTTACTGACTTGCATCAATTTGTTGCCAGAAATACAATAGATTTGTAAAAGTATATGCAATATAAACTTTAACCAGTCTAGCAAATAGCATTGGACAAAAAATTTGGAGGATCTGACATATATTGGACTGATATCAATAGGAAATGTTTTTCTATTTAAGCTTCCTAGTAACATAATCAAGGCTCACAATCACATACCTTTGGAGCCAATGTAGCCTTAGAGTCGTCTTGAGGTTGTGCCTTTACTCTTGCTGATCCATCAAGTATAGAAGGAAGTTCTCCAATCAGAAGTTTAGATCCTGCTTTGTCAAATAAAGATAGGAACTCATTCAGTAAAGAACACTTTCTATTAAAATGACTGAATAAGAATAGCCTAATACAACACCAAGAGAAAGGCACATAGGACGACAAAAGTAGAAGAAATCATACCTTTATGAAACAGGAGCTCAAGCAAATCAGGGGCCTACATAGAAATCTAAAGTTTTGTCAAAAGCAGGGAGAAAAAGAAGTAACTGCCTCATAAGTTTCACCAAACAAGTTGACAGTTAGGGTTAGGGGTATTCAAGAACAGATCCAAACCCCTAAACAATaccaaaaatcaagaaaaatttaCTGATTATGAACCGGAAATACTATTAATGCAATCAAAGGAGATTGTAACCCTTGATATAATATGCACCAGTTTTACACATTCAAATCAGAAGTAGAAACATTTGAAATTAGATTACAAATGTGGGATAAAGactaaatatataaacattaatcgagttttataaataaagtgaaAGCTCGCGATGCATTCCCACGTGTAACAAAGAGAAAATCATACCTTTATTTGATCATCAACTTGAATGGTTTCAGTAGCAATGACAGGTCCAGCATCGAGGGCACGGACAGTGAATGCTAATGATACTCCAGTTTCTTTAACACCATCCTAGTATACCAGCACCGAAATAAGTTAATGAAATAAAAGCATTGAGAATTTGTGGATTGACGGGGAAAACAGAAACCTGCAATGCCCTTTGAACAGGAGCAGCACCACGATACAATGGCAAAAGGCTAGGGTGAATATTGACTGTTCCTGAGAGTGGAAAAGAGAAATTTGGGTGTTAAGATGTAGAAATTGGAGGGGAGTGTGATAGAGTTTGAAAATGAGTTACAGACCGAAAGATGGAATATGAAGAAAGTCGGTGGGTAATATATTGCCATAGGCTGCGGTAATGCACAAGTGAGGTTGGAGAGCTTTTAAATTAGACAAGAAAGTATCCTGCAGGAAGAAgtgatgagaaaataaaataagaagagCATAAAGAAAGGTAGAAGAGATACATACGTCACCAGCACGGAGGGGAGAGAAAATGAGATCAGGAGAGAAGCCCCTCTGAAGAGCATGAGAGGccaagggagagagagagagcttctTCCCCCTGTCCCTTCTGGCAGCAGGTTGAGTCACAATAGCCGCAACCTCAAATGAAGAATCTGGACAAGTAGAAGCGTTCAGAAGGGCTTCAAGGACGATGGCGGAGACCTGAAAAGTAAAGTAAAGTAGACAATCAATGAATGAAAcaagtaaagaaagaaaaaaaaaggttaccTACATGAGGTGCGCCCAACAAGACAAGGGGCTTCTTCTTCTTGGTGCTCGAGGGGGGCACGGAGGGAGAGCCGCTCTGTAAACACCATAACCGACGAATCATTGTGCTTGTGGAGATACAACTATAGCTATACATGCTCataactctctctctctatatatcaCAAACTCAAGGGATTCATCATttacttctattttcaaaaTGTACTAGTACTATTCATAATTTATCTTTGCTAACATATCAgtcaattt
This genomic interval from Glycine max cultivar Williams 82 chromosome 5, Glycine_max_v4.0, whole genome shotgun sequence contains the following:
- the LOC100798000 gene encoding uncharacterized protein LOC100798000, with the protein product MSMYSYSCISTSTMIRRLWCLQSGSPSVPPSSTKKKKPLVLLGAPHVSAIVLEALLNASTCPDSSFEVAAIVTQPAARRDRGKKLSLSPLASHALQRGFSPDLIFSPLRAGDDTFLSNLKALQPHLCITAAYGNILPTDFLHIPSFGTVNIHPSLLPLYRGAAPVQRALQDGVKETGVSLAFTVRALDAGPVIATETIQVDDQIKAPDLLELLFHKGSKLLIGELPSILDGSARVKAQPQDDSKATLAPKINPDESWLFFDQEASVLHNKVRAFSGWPGTRARVLVVEKNGQQKTLEIKIITTRVRSHESVQFDEADDIAFVEGALVFPCGRGTTLEVLEVQLPGKKVVNSAAFWNGLRGQKLKKL
- the LOC100798000 gene encoding uncharacterized protein isoform X1; the protein is MSMYSYSCISTSTMIRRLWCLQSGSPSVPPSSTKKKKPLVLLGAPHVSAIVLEALLNASTCPDSSFEVAAIVTQPAARRDRGKKLSLSPLASHALQRGFSPDLIFSPLRAGDVCISSTFLYALLILFSHHFFLQDTFLSNLKALQPHLCITAAYGNILPTDFLHIPSFGTVNIHPSLLPLYRGAAPVQRALQDGVKETGVSLAFTVRALDAGPVIATETIQVDDQIKAPDLLELLFHKGSKLLIGELPSILDGSARVKAQPQDDSKATLAPKINPDESWLFFDQEASVLHNKVRAFSGWPGTRARVLVVEKNGQQKTLEIKIITTRVRSHESVQFDEADDIAFVEGALVFPCGRGTTLEVLEVQLPGKKVVNSAAFWNGLRGQKLKKL